In a genomic window of Candidatus Hydrogenedentota bacterium:
- a CDS encoding sigma-70 family RNA polymerase sigma factor, which produces MPDKDDWALAARARDGDAGAFALLVRRYQQPILHFCLRMVGARGDAEDLAQDVFVSLHRNLGRIEPRARLSTLLFGIARNLALNHLRDGRRRGRDTAVSLEAAGLDPPSRDRPDRRAQAAETGALLEQLLDRLPPEQKEALVLREFNGLDYAAIAEIAGCPVGTVRSRLARARETLRREWRSMEKAGL; this is translated from the coding sequence GCCAGGGCGCGCGACGGCGACGCCGGGGCCTTTGCCCTGCTGGTGCGCCGCTACCAGCAGCCCATCCTCCATTTCTGCCTGCGCATGGTGGGCGCGCGCGGCGACGCGGAGGACCTGGCGCAGGACGTGTTCGTGTCGCTGCACCGGAACCTCGGGCGCATCGAGCCGCGCGCGCGGCTGTCCACGCTGCTCTTCGGCATCGCGCGGAACCTGGCGCTGAACCACCTGCGCGACGGGCGGCGGCGCGGGCGGGACACGGCGGTCTCGCTGGAGGCGGCGGGCCTGGACCCGCCCTCGCGGGACCGGCCCGACCGGCGGGCGCAGGCGGCGGAGACGGGCGCGCTTTTGGAACAGTTGCTGGACCGGCTGCCGCCGGAGCAGAAGGAGGCGCTGGTGCTGCGCGAGTTCAACGGGCTGGACTACGCGGCCATCGCCGAAATCGCGGGATGTCCCGTGGGCACGGTGCGCAGCCGGCTGGCCCGCGCGCGGGAAACCCTGCGGCGGGAGTGGCGAAGCATGGAAAAGGCGGGACTATGA